The Magallana gigas chromosome 6, xbMagGiga1.1, whole genome shotgun sequence genome includes the window aggggcaggaattacaagatggtaagataaaagactggtctgcttcacacttcagtccATTCAACTGAACCCACAAGCAATTCCTaataaaccccaagtaaacctggggtttagttggggtttactctggtggtAGGCTGgatctgatcggtactgtaagtGTTAATGGTGGTAAAGCTGGTGCAGTCAAATATGCATTAATAAAgaaacatgcatgtatatgtgtAAACACAGCTCAAAGTTTGATTAACTAATGGCAATGggttactgaagcattgtaagcaTTAAATACACTTAAATGACATAATTAAAACTACttctttttatttgatgatCCTTGTACATTACGCTATAGATAACTTACATTATTGTTTTTGGCTTGAAGACTCCAAACTCTTCCAAAACCAATGCATATAATTCTTTCCAACCCTGATTGAAAAAgttagatatatatttaaaatataaccaTTAACCACAGTTTGTattcaaagagagagagagagatagagagagagagagagtaatttGTGTTTGTACATAAATTGTTAAGTGATTTAGCACCatacctttccaaaaaatttaCTTCTTTCCTCAATTCCCTTTTCAGAATTCCTCATCTCTAGATGCTCATTAAGTGGCTGCCGTTTAATCCATCTTACATGCCGCCAATGTGGTTCATAACAGCttgcaattacataacaataCCAATTCATTATCTTGCATGCAAATAAgtgggaaaaaaattcatttttccacAAACAAACCAACGAGGATCTCTTGCTTtatgtaaaaaacaaattttgacatatatacatgtataaagcaaAACCTAGCTCAGTATTAGTATTTTGCATGGATAGAAGTgattttacaacaaatattacttaacatatatttaaatacatacatgtatttatataggTATAAAAGCAAATTAGCAAAATGGCTTATTGATTAAATTATGTTTGGATCAGATTtattaagtattttatttaatacttAATAATTCCGGATTGTAATTTCACAGTGCATGTACTCACCTTGATCTTCCATCTTTCAATCTAATAACCTCTGTAAGCTTTGCCTTGATGTGATTCTCAAACTGAAATTTAATTCATAGATATCTCATAATATACGGTGTAGATGGTATATTGATCAGCATAACTTCGGAAAATTCTACCAGACTTATTTTACATACCAACACTGATATCTTGTGGCCTGAGACTGTTGAAGCTCCTTTCATTAAGTCCCTTCCTGGACTTAATCGACATAATGCATTGACAAGTCTTTTACATTGTTCAGTCTAAAATGAAAAcccatgtacatgtgtaataaagattcttatagattaaatttttaaacagcaGTACTGATTGACATcttcaaaatatacaaatgtcTTTTAACTTCATTATGGATGATGCTTTTATctgaaataatatatatactaCAAATCAATATACTAACGTAAGCATGCACACTGTCATAAAGCCATGAAAGACTATGGTCCAATGGCTGTTTTGGAGATGATGTAGTATCTGGCAAGTTTCTTGACTGTTGActtgaggtacatgtatatctaaatgacaaatttcatttcagagATCGGATTAAAAATTAAGGTAGTAATATAGTTAGTCAtcacatgaatttatttttcttgttcttATCGAAATTTCACATCAACTTTTTACGTGCATGCACTTTTAAAGTTgctggtccgattttatatcaaattttgtgcacacttttaaaagatatttggtTATGCTAagaatatgtataataatagacattgcagtagttttccaagtcaattaagccaaatttcaatgaaaaaaatatgtacaatttttttaataaaatacacaacATTAAAGGGTATCGTGTTATTTTGCCTCATGTTAAAATTCACCCCTGACATCGAGACAAGTATGGTTGTactacgactttgacatcgctattAATAAAGGTTGTAATGTTCAGGCAAATTACAATTATACCTGAGTACgttttgtttgcaaatatcttttaaggtggaataactcACCTgaaaaaagtcactcaaattaactgtaaattgtttgattatgaaagatataatgataaataaactataaaataaaattatatatatatatatatatatatatatatatatatatatatatatatatatatatatatatatatatatttttttttttttttttatgtcaaataagcgaaaaaatttgcattttggggataaaaaatgaatatataaaaaaaagtaagtaacaacaaaagccacTGCGGGATTTGAACTCGGTATGTACCgatcacaagcccgacactttatccacttgGCTATAAGGTAAGTTATAAGTTGCAGACAATAAAGTccttttcataaaacaaaatgtcatttcgaccagaggtcagccattttatgacgatgtgttattccatcttaagtttgctttctttacaatcgatgcatagcatgctgGTTGAATAACTCCAATCATTTGGGGGACAAAACCAAATGATTCCCTTTTCTAAATATTCCcctgatgcattttggtttaaTTGTTATTTCCTTTGCCCAAAaaggaattattttatttaatttgaatatttctaactttgaaaggagaccaaTTTTGCTGGTGTAAATATGCATGAGAatgtccataactttctaagacaaagggtttgtatggaaaattatttgatactgtaataacaaaaaaattgaacctGCAAGCAGCTTTAATACTGTTTATTGACAGggcataaaaatgataaattcttaaagGATGCCAATGAAGTTTCTTTACAAAtgattaataatgatattaactcaataaaatcaataataaaaataatgaaggaAAGGGAGGAAAATATCACTAAATGCATTTATTTGGCAGCTGCTtgctaaataaaaaattgtttgcatcATAATTTATTTGGTTGAATATCTTCATAGCTCAGTGATTGGGACTTATGAACTGCAAAATATCTTACAGTACagagcttttgttcatattaatgatttgagtttttgttcTGCTGATTTAAGAAACTGGTGAAATTAAAGTTTAGccactttaaaagtaaataaagtttcaatttaatatGAGAAAAAGTTTTCACATTGAgtgaatttaattctaaaacACATCACAACCCACTCTCAGTGATGTCAAAAggtaaaattacatgtaaacttaaaaaataaagttttcaaatcaaaattaaaaaacatatatttttttaaaacaaaaacttcaGCATGCATAAACTGTTTATACCTTCCTTTTAAGtcagaatatatatatgaactTCTCTTTCTTTTCTGAAAGCAATCGCAGGGTAAAGTAAAGAGATCCTATCAtctatttgttacatgtatgttctcAATTATTGCACAACTTTGTAAACAATTGAactactaatacatgtatatttattatacatAACTACCTTAGTGGGATTTTTTCTCAACTGGTATTCCATACTAGactgaaataaagaaaacaaaacaataagcATTGCATTATACATTTCTATTAAATTACTATATACTCCATTATAAAATCTAAGTTTGCCCTTTTATGATTGCATGGACTTAAACTGAAACATATGAAATTGAGTCCAAgtaagtatatcattttttatccctCAAAAAAGTTATGATAGTATATAATGATAATCACTACACTAAATTATATAATAACGGTTTATACAtgctcaaaagaaaaaataatacattgttCTGGCCATTATTTCCTTTTGCAGCAGGATGCAAGGAACATTCACATTTGACATGGAAATATTTGGATCCAGTGCATTGCCTACAGCAAACCTAAAAAAGAaagctttaaatatttatacagagagagagagagagagagagagagagagagagatatgtacctgcatatataaatttattgatcTAATCGtttcaaataatttcattgGTTTAATCTTGTTTTTAATAGTATTTGATCAAAATTCacacacatttgaaaaaaaaaaaagttttatattcatatgtagttTGGCTGGTGAACTTAAAGAGTCCTCAACACCCTATGACTTTTACTTTTTAGGACATTGCGTCATAACATGCCGATTTCAATTCATTGTAAAACTGTTTACGTCACTAAAATTGGGTATCTAGCTATCTTTGTCGCACAGTGGGTATAGCTTAGGTCTACTAACCCACAGGTCCCGAGTTCAAATAAAGCAggaacttttatttttatgaatatttttaaaatttgtttcttgtttaaaattgaacatgATTTCCATTATTTTGAAGTCAAATGCATGATTGAATTTCATATCTGGAAAGGatgttaaaaaattggattAATTTCTATGACAAACTTTTCCAGAGGGTGTAGAGGAccattaattatcatttttatttgtttaaataccAGTGTCCCTCTTTCTTCAGACTCTTTTGTATAACAATATCTGCAATACTGTTCtaaatcatctgtgaaaaaagatAAAAGGTATAAGTTTGTTAATTTGCATTGAATTTACGTACTACTTTATCCTATTTGAAATGCACTTATAATTACCAGTAAGTTCTAATAAAAGCAACGAAAGTACTTTGAGCTTAATCATTAGAATGTTAGTTTAAGACAGGGCTTcaattatgttatatttttgtaataacatcatcatattaaattaacattattcCTGACGTTCTTCATTTACcactgttttttaaaagaacttgTCCAATGGACTTTCTTGTGTCCAATATTCTTCCGGTAATATCAATATCTAAATTCTCCTCCCCGGCAAGCATACATTCAAGGAACTAGAaccaacaaaagaaaaaatgtgcaatatatttgttacacaaatttaatggaatttgttgataattaaaACTCTGGTTCTTCGTGAAGGTTATTTGACCTTTCACATGACCAAAGATTTAAGTTTAGTCATGGCTAAAGCTGCATGCAGAAAAATATAAtcggtaattaaaaaaatactttgtgaaattgtgtcaaatcttacaaattacaaatgcaaagtactttataaaatgtattgacATTGTAAATTATAGAAGAAATGTGCAAATTTTCAGAATAATCAATGGTTTGCTTTTATTCTTAGAACTAGAAATAGTCTACAAATGCACAAAGATGGGTGGTCATTGTGATTACACTATACCACAGTAAAATACCTTTAAGACAAAAACACCGCATGATGTGGAATCTGTTTGACGAGCATGCTTTTTGCTATGGACAAACCACTCTGTTGGATTCTCTGATATGCCTAAATTTTCTCTTCCAAATAACAAGTTTCTAAAGAAATGAGGAAGTGTTGGTAGATATAccagtatatgtacatgtacgatgAAATTAGCAATACATGATTTCATACATCATATCTAAAATTGTATGATCAACAAAAAAGGGAACTTACTTCCACTTTTCTTCAATTCGCAGTAATCGGTACGATGATTCTCCAAGTGGATTTAAGTAGTATAGGATCTGATCCTTTGGCATGATGTACTACAACATAATCTTGTGACACTGAATACAGGCCGGAATAAAATTTTCCAAACGTTATCTTGGTTTTTATTATATTGCTCCTCActgtattcatgtaatattaCACTTAAAGCAGCTAGAGCAAAAAATACCAGGATATCCTTTTATGTGTTTTAGTCATATTGATTATCTATCTTCAAGTATGAGCCATATTTGtcctatttacatgtaaattgtataatgttaattgtaaaatttcaaacagcCAATCAATGTTGAATTCCATTTGAAAATCTCTTTCAATAACTTTTTGAATTTGCAGGAAAACCTAACAAAttctgctacatgtatatttgaattcTCAACAAATCCCCCTCCATGCCATTTATAAAAGCAATGCATGAATTCAAAGTAATGATGAATATAACCCACAACAAGGCACCAGTGACAAGATCCTTCATTAACTGCTCCACATAGCACATCAAAGTCATCCAACTTTAGCACCTTCAATAAAAAATAGGACAGGTTTGAAAAGtatattgttataaattttcttACCTTAATAATTGACAGAGAgaatagtataaaaaaaatgcaaaatcaaataaacaaaaaaaagcaGCTCAACTAAGCTAAAAAGTACAACACTTCGAGTAAACAAACACGTCAAAATATCTTGATTATTTATATAAGTTTTAGCATTAATTTCTTAATGACACCATTAAACAATAACATCTATTGCTATTaagtgtcatatgatacaaattctaaatcttttttttttcaaattatataaataattttgggTATTTTCTTACCTCAGCAAGGTAATTGTGCAGTTCAGCATTTCCATTGAATATTGCAGTCATGAGTGTGCAATTGATATGATACACATGCTTGCTCtatgaaaaatatcaaagatgggtgaataaggcatGTGAAATGCCTTAATAAGGAAGGATTAAAGATactgaaaaattatacaatatcaacaaatctggtagtttttaaaaataattatttaaaacaattaatgtttatttcttttaaataacatACGattgcataaatatc containing:
- the LOC136276589 gene encoding uncharacterized protein encodes the protein MPKDQILYYLNPLGESSYRLLRIEEKWKNLLFGRENLGISENPTEWFVHSKKHARQTDSTSCGVFVLKFLECMLAGEENLDIDITGRILDTRKSIGQVLLKNSDDLEQYCRYCYTKESEERGTLVCCRQCTGSKYFHVKCECSLHPAAKGNNGQNNSSMEYQLRKNPTKIYMYLKSTVKKLARYYIISKTAIGP